A stretch of Synechococcus sp. MIT S9220 DNA encodes these proteins:
- a CDS encoding CIA30 family protein: MTTPPHHQPPEIRVIAAGDSFREWASLNDTIMGGSSSAGCRFSDQGLVLEGEVVSEGGGFVSCRSPVYRPPLDLASYSGLRLRLDGEGRSFKFAVACRDGVFGLTELIPGGLRWVTTVATELTDTTVVELPFDRLKPVVRAKPVSLPVRFDPSCITRLQLLHSRFGDDGEPNPGYRAGAIKLLIRSIEAF; encoded by the coding sequence TTGACAACACCTCCACACCACCAGCCACCTGAAATTCGAGTGATCGCTGCCGGTGACTCCTTTCGCGAATGGGCCAGCCTCAATGACACGATCATGGGCGGATCCAGCAGTGCCGGCTGCAGATTCAGTGATCAGGGCCTTGTTCTCGAAGGCGAAGTGGTGAGTGAAGGGGGCGGTTTTGTGAGCTGCCGTTCGCCCGTCTATCGACCCCCCTTGGATCTCGCTTCCTACTCAGGGTTGCGTCTGAGACTGGATGGGGAAGGCCGCAGTTTCAAGTTTGCGGTGGCTTGCAGGGATGGAGTGTTTGGACTCACTGAGCTGATTCCAGGTGGATTGCGTTGGGTCACGACGGTTGCCACTGAATTAACCGACACCACGGTTGTTGAACTTCCCTTTGACCGTCTCAAGCCTGTCGTCCGTGCCAAACCTGTCAGCCTTCCGGTTCGCTTTGATCCGTCGTGCATCACTCGTCTCCAGTTACTGCATTCACGATTCGGTGACGATGGTGAGCCAAATCCCGGCTATCGAGCCGGTGCAATCAAGCTCTTGATCCGCTCGATCGAAGCGTTTTGA
- a CDS encoding glucose-1-phosphate adenylyltransferase has product MKRVLAIILGGGAGTRLYPLTKMRAKPAVPLAGKYRLIDIPISNCINSDINKMYVMTQFNSASLNRHLSQTFNLSNSFGGGFVEVLAAQQTPDSPSWFEGTADAVRKYQWLFQEWDVDEYLILSGDQLYRMDYSRFIEHHRRTGADLTVAALPVDAKQAESFGLMRTDDDGNIQEFREKPKGDSLLEMAVDTARFGLSPESAKERPYLASMGIYVFSRQTLFDLLDGNTNHKDFGKEVIPESLAQGDKLQSYVFDDYWEDIGTIGAFYEANLALTQQPQPPFSFYDEKFPIYTRPRYLPPSKLVDAQITNSIVGEGSILKSCSVHHCVLGVRSRLESDVVIQDTLVMGADFFESSEERAVLKERGGIPLGVGQGTTVKRAILDKNARIGSNVSIVNKDHVEEADRPEFGFYIRNGIVVVVKNASIPDGSVI; this is encoded by the coding sequence ATGAAGCGTGTTCTGGCCATCATTCTCGGGGGAGGAGCGGGAACGCGTCTATATCCCCTCACCAAGATGCGGGCCAAGCCCGCGGTTCCTCTCGCGGGTAAGTACCGACTGATCGATATTCCGATCAGCAACTGCATCAACTCCGACATCAACAAGATGTACGTGATGACGCAGTTCAACAGTGCGTCGCTGAACCGTCACCTGAGCCAGACGTTCAACCTCAGCAATTCCTTTGGCGGAGGCTTCGTCGAGGTTCTTGCTGCTCAGCAGACTCCAGACAGCCCTTCCTGGTTCGAAGGCACTGCTGATGCTGTTCGCAAATATCAGTGGCTATTCCAGGAATGGGATGTCGATGAATATCTGATCCTGTCCGGTGATCAGCTGTATCGCATGGACTACAGCCGTTTTATCGAGCATCACCGCCGCACCGGAGCCGATCTGACGGTGGCGGCTCTCCCTGTTGATGCCAAACAGGCTGAATCCTTCGGTCTGATGAGAACAGATGATGATGGCAACATTCAGGAATTCCGTGAGAAGCCAAAGGGTGACTCCCTACTTGAGATGGCCGTCGACACCGCACGCTTCGGGTTGAGTCCCGAATCTGCGAAGGAGCGCCCTTATCTGGCTTCGATGGGCATTTATGTGTTCAGCCGTCAGACACTGTTCGATCTCCTTGATGGCAACACCAACCACAAGGATTTTGGCAAGGAAGTCATCCCTGAGTCACTTGCTCAAGGGGACAAACTCCAGAGCTATGTCTTTGATGACTACTGGGAAGATATCGGCACGATCGGTGCGTTCTATGAGGCCAACCTCGCACTGACACAACAACCACAACCACCGTTCAGCTTCTACGACGAGAAATTCCCGATCTACACAAGGCCGCGTTATCTGCCTCCGAGCAAGCTTGTTGATGCTCAGATCACCAATTCAATTGTCGGCGAAGGGTCGATTTTGAAGTCCTGCAGCGTTCATCACTGCGTTCTGGGCGTCCGTAGCAGGCTTGAGTCGGATGTGGTCATTCAAGACACCCTCGTGATGGGTGCTGATTTCTTCGAGTCGAGCGAAGAGCGAGCCGTGCTTAAAGAGCGCGGTGGCATCCCTCTCGGAGTGGGTCAGGGCACCACGGTCAAGAGAGCCATTCTCGACAAAAATGCTCGTATTGGTTCCAATGTCAGCATCGTGAATAAGGACCATGTTGAAGAAGCTGATCGCCCGGAGTTCGGCTTCTACATCCGTAATGGAATCGTGGTCGTTGTCAAAAATGCTTCGATTCCTGATGGAAGTGTGATCTGA
- the gndA gene encoding NADP-dependent phosphogluconate dehydrogenase has product MSKAHFGLIGLGVMGENLVLNAERNGFSSVVYNRTYAKTEEFLAGLGAGKNIQGATDLQDFVNKLEQPRRILMMVKAGGPVDAVIEQISPYLDEGDLLIDGGNSEYHDTERRVAELESKSFGFIGMGVSGGAKGALEGPSMMPGGTKASYDAIESLVCKMAAQVEDGPCVTYIGPGGSGHFVKTVHNGIEYGIEQILAEGYDLMKRVGGMSSLEMADVFAHWNSTEELSSYLVEITEVCLRTMDPDDGTSLVEKIQDKAGQKGTGLWTVVSALQMGASVPTIYAALNGRVMSSMKDQRIKAEPILKGPALQSFDMGSSADGMAPLMDAMVLACMASYAQGMELLRIASAEHNYNLDMPSIAQIWKGGCIIRARLLKRIQDAFNANPQLENLLIDPWFADQVNRRLPGLAKVVAGAAAAGVPVPCLSSTLDYINSYRTARLPQNLVQAMRDCFGSHTYERVDKDGTFHTEWLN; this is encoded by the coding sequence ATGTCCAAGGCCCACTTCGGTCTGATTGGCCTAGGCGTGATGGGGGAAAACCTTGTCCTCAACGCTGAGCGCAATGGTTTCTCTAGCGTCGTTTACAACCGCACTTACGCAAAGACCGAAGAGTTTCTTGCCGGTCTGGGTGCTGGTAAGAACATTCAGGGTGCCACGGACCTTCAGGATTTTGTCAACAAACTGGAGCAGCCACGACGCATCTTGATGATGGTCAAGGCTGGTGGACCTGTGGATGCTGTGATTGAACAGATTTCCCCCTATTTGGATGAGGGAGATCTGCTAATTGATGGTGGTAACTCCGAGTATCACGACACCGAACGCCGCGTTGCTGAGCTGGAAAGTAAGAGTTTTGGTTTTATTGGGATGGGCGTCTCGGGTGGAGCCAAAGGTGCCCTGGAGGGGCCGAGCATGATGCCCGGGGGGACCAAGGCCTCCTACGACGCGATTGAAAGTCTGGTTTGCAAGATGGCAGCCCAGGTCGAGGATGGTCCTTGTGTCACCTACATCGGACCAGGGGGGTCAGGTCACTTCGTGAAGACCGTTCATAACGGCATCGAGTACGGCATTGAGCAGATCTTGGCGGAGGGATACGACCTGATGAAACGGGTCGGTGGCATGAGCAGCCTCGAGATGGCCGATGTGTTCGCTCACTGGAACAGCACAGAAGAGCTCTCCTCTTATCTCGTCGAAATCACCGAGGTGTGTTTGCGCACGATGGATCCTGATGATGGGACCTCACTTGTTGAGAAGATCCAGGACAAGGCCGGTCAGAAAGGGACGGGTCTCTGGACAGTTGTCAGTGCTCTGCAGATGGGGGCCTCGGTGCCCACGATCTATGCCGCCCTCAATGGACGGGTGATGAGCTCCATGAAAGACCAGCGCATCAAGGCTGAGCCGATTTTGAAGGGGCCGGCGCTTCAGTCCTTCGATATGGGCTCATCCGCCGATGGCATGGCTCCTCTCATGGATGCCATGGTTCTGGCCTGTATGGCGAGCTACGCCCAGGGCATGGAGCTGCTGCGGATTGCATCCGCCGAGCACAACTACAACCTGGATATGCCTTCGATCGCACAGATCTGGAAAGGTGGTTGCATCATTCGCGCCCGCTTGCTGAAGCGCATTCAAGATGCTTTCAACGCCAACCCCCAGCTGGAAAACCTGTTGATCGATCCCTGGTTTGCCGATCAGGTGAACAGGCGTCTGCCCGGTTTGGCCAAAGTGGTTGCTGGTGCTGCTGCTGCTGGCGTGCCGGTGCCGTGTCTTAGCAGCACTCTCGACTACATCAACAGCTACCGCACAGCACGACTTCCTCAGAACCTTGTACAGGCGATGCGCGACTGCTTCGGTTCCCACACCTACGAGCGCGTCGATAAAGACGGCACCTTCCACACCGAGTGGCTCAACTGA
- the pgl gene encoding 6-phosphogluconolactonase: MSSYRIEQVGTAQGLARRAAEHIGSAIDLALDQRDRAQIALSGGSTPALAYALLGQEHLPWDRVDVFLGDERWVAAEDESSNARMLRNTLLKQGQPGARACFHPVPTVELASPEASAEAFAELVAKVCQGQPPVFDFMLLGLGDDGHTASLFPGTEAPGVRDRWTTIGRGKGLERITLTAPVLSAARQVVFLVSGDAKRQALSRLVDADESPVRTPAKLVQPGSEILVLADQAAAEGL, translated from the coding sequence ATGAGCTCCTATCGCATCGAGCAGGTTGGTACGGCCCAAGGTCTTGCTCGCCGAGCCGCCGAGCACATCGGATCGGCGATTGACCTGGCGCTTGATCAGCGGGATCGGGCGCAGATTGCCTTGTCTGGTGGCAGCACCCCTGCTTTGGCCTATGCATTGCTAGGTCAGGAGCATCTGCCCTGGGACAGGGTTGATGTGTTTCTGGGCGACGAACGTTGGGTTGCCGCTGAAGATGAATCAAGCAACGCACGCATGTTGCGTAACACCCTGCTCAAGCAGGGTCAGCCTGGAGCTCGCGCTTGTTTTCATCCCGTTCCGACGGTGGAACTGGCGTCTCCGGAAGCCAGCGCCGAGGCTTTTGCGGAGTTAGTGGCCAAGGTCTGTCAGGGCCAGCCACCCGTGTTCGATTTCATGCTGCTCGGGCTTGGTGATGACGGTCATACGGCGTCACTCTTCCCTGGCACTGAGGCTCCTGGAGTCCGTGATCGCTGGACCACCATTGGACGGGGCAAAGGGCTTGAGCGGATCACTCTCACGGCACCTGTGCTCAGTGCTGCACGCCAGGTGGTGTTTCTCGTGAGCGGAGATGCCAAACGCCAGGCTCTGTCACGACTCGTCGATGCAGATGAATCCCCGGTGCGCACACCTGCCAAGCTGGTTCAACCGGGTTCCGAGATTCTCGTGCTCGCCGATCAGGCTGCTGCTGAAGGTCTTTGA
- the ilvD gene encoding dihydroxy-acid dehydratase, with translation MLRSDAVTKGIQRSPNRAMLRAVGFGDQDFGKPIIGIANGYSTITPCNVGLNDLSKRAEAAARQAGGMPQMFGTITVSDGISMGTEGMKYSLVSREVIADAIETACNGQSMDGVLAVGGCDKNMPGAMLAMARMNIPAIFVYGGTIKPGKLGGCDLTVVSAFEAVGQLTNGKIDMDELIAVEKNACPGAGSCGGMFTANTMSAAIETMGLSLPCSSTMAAEDAEKADSAARSAEVLVEAVKANIRPLDLLTREAFENAISVIMAVGGSTNSVLHLLAIARTAGVELTIDDFEQIRQRVPVFCDLKPSGRYVTVDLHRAGGIPQVMKLLLNAGLLHGDCRTIEGKTLKQLLKDVPSAPPADQDVIRPISQPIYQKGHLAILKGNLALEGSVAKISGVKSPVLTGPARVFESEETCLEAILERKIKAGDVVVVRYEGPVGGPGMREMLSPTAAIVGQGLGEKVALITDGRFSGGSYGLVVGHVAPEAAVGGNIGLVEEGDSITVDANQLVLQLNVDEAELERRRAAWSSPPPRYRTGILGKYARLVSSSSRGAVTDQP, from the coding sequence ATGCTCCGCTCCGATGCCGTCACCAAGGGGATCCAGCGTTCCCCTAACAGGGCGATGTTGCGAGCCGTGGGCTTTGGTGACCAGGATTTCGGCAAACCGATCATCGGGATCGCCAACGGCTACAGCACGATCACGCCTTGCAATGTGGGCCTGAACGATTTGTCGAAGCGTGCAGAAGCGGCAGCACGCCAGGCCGGAGGCATGCCTCAGATGTTCGGGACGATCACCGTCAGCGATGGGATCTCCATGGGCACCGAGGGGATGAAGTACTCCCTCGTTAGCCGTGAAGTGATTGCCGATGCGATCGAGACGGCCTGCAACGGCCAGAGCATGGATGGCGTGCTTGCCGTTGGCGGGTGCGATAAGAACATGCCCGGCGCCATGTTGGCGATGGCCCGGATGAACATCCCGGCGATCTTTGTCTACGGCGGCACAATCAAGCCGGGAAAACTGGGTGGATGCGATCTCACCGTGGTGAGTGCCTTTGAGGCCGTGGGTCAGCTCACGAATGGCAAGATCGACATGGACGAACTCATCGCCGTCGAAAAAAATGCCTGCCCTGGAGCTGGAAGCTGCGGCGGCATGTTCACTGCCAACACGATGAGTGCAGCGATCGAAACCATGGGGCTCAGTCTCCCGTGCAGCTCAACGATGGCGGCTGAAGATGCTGAAAAAGCCGACAGCGCTGCTCGGTCAGCGGAGGTCCTTGTTGAAGCGGTGAAAGCGAATATCAGGCCTTTGGATCTTCTGACCAGAGAGGCCTTTGAAAATGCCATCAGCGTGATCATGGCCGTTGGCGGCTCAACCAACTCGGTTCTGCATCTGCTCGCCATCGCGAGAACGGCCGGAGTCGAATTGACCATCGATGACTTTGAACAGATCCGCCAGCGGGTTCCGGTCTTCTGCGATCTGAAGCCGAGCGGTCGATACGTCACCGTTGATCTCCACAGAGCAGGCGGCATCCCACAGGTGATGAAACTGCTCCTGAATGCCGGCCTCCTGCATGGAGATTGCCGAACGATCGAAGGAAAGACGCTGAAGCAGCTGCTCAAAGATGTGCCTTCAGCCCCCCCCGCTGATCAGGATGTGATCCGCCCGATCAGCCAACCCATCTATCAGAAGGGACACCTGGCCATTCTCAAAGGCAACCTTGCACTTGAGGGCAGCGTCGCCAAGATCAGCGGTGTCAAATCACCTGTACTGACGGGCCCAGCGAGGGTTTTTGAAAGTGAAGAGACCTGCCTGGAGGCCATTCTTGAACGCAAGATCAAGGCAGGAGACGTTGTCGTCGTGCGCTATGAGGGGCCAGTGGGTGGACCTGGTATGCGCGAGATGCTGTCACCCACTGCAGCCATCGTTGGTCAGGGGCTGGGAGAAAAAGTGGCCTTGATCACTGACGGTCGCTTCAGTGGTGGTTCCTACGGACTGGTGGTTGGGCATGTAGCCCCCGAAGCCGCCGTCGGAGGCAACATCGGACTGGTTGAAGAGGGCGACAGCATCACCGTTGACGCCAATCAACTTGTGCTTCAACTCAATGTGGATGAAGCCGAACTGGAGCGCAGACGCGCTGCCTGGAGCAGTCCGCCGCCCCGCTATCGAACCGGCATTCTTGGTAAATATGCACGTCTTGTCAGCTCCAGCAGCAGGGGAGCGGTCACAGATCAACCCTGA